CCCGGCAACGAAATGGTTTGCAGAGCCTGCTTCACGCTGCTGTTGGCTTGAATGCTGGCACCGCCGCGGAACTTGGTCGACGCTTGCAGGGCATTGAGTTGCTTTGACGATTCCTGGGCGGCCAACTGCTCGCTCTTGAGCCGCGTGGCCGTATCGCCCAACTGTTTTTGCAAGAGCACGATCTGTTCTTGATACTGCTGCTGCGATTGCTGAGCTTGAGCCAGCTCGCGCGTGAGGTTGCTGTTGTTCATGTCGAGCTGTTGCGTGCGGCGCGTCAGGTCTTGCACCTGGCTGGTGAGCGATTGCTGCTGCGCGAGCATCTGGGTTTGCAGCTGATCGACTTGCTGCTGGGCGAACATCTTGGGCTGCGCCGGCGTCGTGGCCAAGCCAGCCGCGCCGGGCTGTGTGTTCTGCGAAAAGGCCCCTTGCTTGCAACCGGTCGACGAGGCCACCAGCAGCGCGCAGAGCAAGCTGGCGAAGGTGAGAGGTCGCAGTTGTGAGGATCCATGAAGCATGGGCATGAGGAGTGGGCGACAGGTGCCGCTACAGGCTGACTCCGACAAACGGGCGGGATCGTAGCGAGCGCGCGTTGCGAGCACAAGGTCGAAACGGACGTGCTAGCATTGGCGCTCATCGGCCCGCAGCTAATGCCGACTGCAGAAAAAGAAAGTCAGGGCGCAAGAGAGCGGCTGAGTAAAGTCTACGGCTACTTCGCTTCGAACTTCGTGACCTGCCAAACCATTTGCACAGGCGAGCCCCATTCGATGCGGCGATAGCGGGCGGGATAACCGTACTTTGCGTCAAACTCGGCCCGCAGGGTCAGTCGCGGCGTCAGGGCATCGGCCTTACCGGTCGCATGTTTTTCGAGCACTTCGATATCGCGACTCATGGTGCCGAACATGCCCGGCACGCTCCAGGTACTGAAGGTTCGCTGCTGCCTCAGCGGCAAGTCGTTGCGCCAGGCAGCGATCGCTTGCCCCTCGCGCACTTGCACACGATACGTGGCTCCTTGCGTACCGGAGATCTGCACTTCGAGGTCGTAATTCTCGACGGCATTCGCCTTCCACTTTTCCTTGGCCGCGTGATAGTCGGCTGGCGTGACCTCGGGAGTTGGATCGGCATACTGCCAGCGGAGCGCGAAGAGGGTGCCAATCGCGCCCAGCAATAAACCCGCGATCAGCCAGAGGACGAAGGTGCGGCCAAAGCCGATCCTCCGCACACCATCACTGGGCCGCGTTTGCACCGGTGAAGTCTTGGTTTCATGAGCGGGAGGCGTGCTATCATTCATCGCGATGCCTGCTTGGTTCCGATAGGTGGCAGCGCGGCGAAGCACTTCTTGGCGGCGGCAATAGGATCGTAACCGGCCTGTGAAAAGACCTGCCCGCTCACTTCCACCACGATGTCCCCTGTGTATCCAGCCTGAGAAAGCTGGGAGAATAGCTCCTTGTAGTCCGTCTTTCCTTCGCCAGGGAGGAGGAACTTGAACTTGCCAGGCTCACCCTCAGCGTCCTTCACATGGACGAATGTCATCTTGCTGGCCAAGGGTTGAATCGTTTCTGCCATGGTCAGTTTTTGCAGTTCGAAGTGGCTGTAGTCGTAAGCTGCTGTCAGCCAGGGGTTTTTTACCTGATCGATCACCCAGGCCAATTGCTCGGGACGTTGCATGGCGTTTGAGATGTGCGCCTTCACCGCCAGCTTCACTTTTGCGTCTGCCATCACCTGGGCCCATTCGCCCAGACGATCGACGAACTGCTGCTTCACCTCGTCCCACTGCGCTGGCTTGCCACCAAGCACCGTTTCGACGAGCGGTGGATCGCTTGGCGCGAGTTCATGTGCGAGCAATGCGGCCGCTTTCAACCGCCCGAGATTCGCGCGATGCTTCGCCTCGTCGCCGAGCAGCGGCAGGTTATCCATGATTGCAGAGAGGCGAAGTTTGTTTTTTTCTGCGTTCGCGCGAAAATCTTTTTTTGTTGCCGCTGTGAACGTCGCAGTGTCTGCCGGCCAGCCCGCGAGCACGGGCAATTCCACGCACTGATAACCAATGCTCGCGCACTGCGTGAGGGCCTTATTCAGTGGCAATGTCTTCATGCCGTACAAGCTGAAGCCAAGTAGCGGGATTCGCTGCTGCGGGGGAGGTGCTGCAGATGCAATCGGCAGCATAAAACCCGCGGCGAAAACGCTGCCGGCTGTCAGGAAAGAACGGCGATCAAGTGGCGCTGGGCGAGAGAATTTAGTCATCAGATTTCGCTCCTGTGGTTCCTGCCGATTGTAGTCGGTCAGAGAGTCGCTCGCGCGCGGATGCCTGCGACAGTTGGTCGTGGGCTGTGGTCGCGCTGTTCGCTGCAAACTGCTGAAACATTTTTTCCCCTTCATTGTGCCTCGTCCGCAAATTCTACTGAAGTTCACCAACTCGCCTTGACGAAGTAGTGGGCATCTTGGTTGAATACGCACATCGGGCAGGTTGAGGCAATCGCAAGAGACACCTCAACCACGGAAGGGCTCGGAAGCGCGTCAATCAAACAAGCGCACAAAGCGACGTTCCCTCAGGGTGTCATCTGGGATCGCTTCGCTCTTCAATCGGACACCCACGGAAGGAGCCATACTATGGCAGCTGCCAAAAAGACCACCGCCAAGAAGACCCCAGCCAAGTCGACCAAGAAGCCGGCCACCAAGAAGGCCGTTGCTAAGAAGTCGCCAAAGAAGGCTGCTGGCAAGAAGTAGTCTGCTGCTGCGGTAACCCAGGTTGAGCAAGCACTAGAGGCGCTCGTTCAGCTGAAGTTCCTGCGGCTCACACTTCCGATCACAACGAGAAAGGCCGGTCGCTTTCCTACGAAAGCAACCGGCCTAACGCTTTTCTTGGCAGACAAATTCCTAGCTTCTTAGTTCGATGACAAACTTCTATCTGGGGTTCTAGCGACGTCACTTCGTGCCAATTTTGTCTTCCTCCGCCTGCGGCGGAAATTCCTGGCAGTTGACCACGCGACTGCGAGCCTTGCGCGACTTCCTACGGAAGGGCAGCTAGGTACCGGAGCATGCGGGCGTTGAGCAGGTCGAGATTGCTGCCGAATGTCGCGGTGAAGTCGCGCAGGCGTTCCGGGCTGCGATAGGGCACGAACGATTTGATCGCAGCGGTCGTTTGCAGATACTGAAAATACTTTTTGGGCTCGGTTTCGCTCAGATAAAACGTGAGGGCCCAGGCCTCGGCATAAGCGCCCTGCACATCTTGTTCGAAAGCACGATCAGACGAAACGAGATCGGCGATGGCGTTCTTGTTGCGACGAGGAAGATAGCGCCGGAACGATTCCAGCTGGCTGCGATTCACGCGGTCGGCTGCAGTCGTGTATTGCTGCGAGTTCCACACGCCGCGAGCTTCAAAGAGAGTGCCGAGCCCTTCTGCCACCCAGCGCGGCGTCTGCCCAAAGCGGTTGTGCAAGCCGCCGTTGAAGGCAGCCTGGTGCAATGCTTCGTGAATGATCGTTTCGGCATTGATCGTCCAGTCGATCGTGCGGCCCGCGGTGGTGTCGTACATCACAATGCGATTCGTCGCGGGAGAATAGTACCCCAGCATCGAACTCGATGCATGGTTTCCCTCGGCGGTTGCGTAGCGGGCAAAATCGGCCTGTTTGGGAAACACAATCGCTACCAAGGGAAATCGAGTCTCCTGCGGCTTCATTCCGCGAGCGGCAAAATAGTGCGCGAATGAACGATGGAGTTGTTCAAAGCGTGGTGCCCAAGCGTCGCGTTGTCCGGCGGGATGCACGACGAGGAATCGCCCGCCACCCGAGACTTCGAAACCCTGGCCA
Above is a window of Anatilimnocola aggregata DNA encoding:
- a CDS encoding DUF6174 domain-containing protein, producing MNDSTPPAHETKTSPVQTRPSDGVRRIGFGRTFVLWLIAGLLLGAIGTLFALRWQYADPTPEVTPADYHAAKEKWKANAVENYDLEVQISGTQGATYRVQVREGQAIAAWRNDLPLRQQRTFSTWSVPGMFGTMSRDIEVLEKHATGKADALTPRLTLRAEFDAKYGYPARYRRIEWGSPVQMVWQVTKFEAK
- a CDS encoding sugar phosphate isomerase/epimerase family protein, which codes for MTKFSRPAPLDRRSFLTAGSVFAAGFMLPIASAAPPPQQRIPLLGFSLYGMKTLPLNKALTQCASIGYQCVELPVLAGWPADTATFTAATKKDFRANAEKNKLRLSAIMDNLPLLGDEAKHRANLGRLKAAALLAHELAPSDPPLVETVLGGKPAQWDEVKQQFVDRLGEWAQVMADAKVKLAVKAHISNAMQRPEQLAWVIDQVKNPWLTAAYDYSHFELQKLTMAETIQPLASKMTFVHVKDAEGEPGKFKFLLPGEGKTDYKELFSQLSQAGYTGDIVVEVSGQVFSQAGYDPIAAAKKCFAALPPIGTKQASR
- a CDS encoding OmpA/MotB family protein; amino-acid sequence: MPMLHGSSQLRPLTFASLLCALLVASSTGCKQGAFSQNTQPGAAGLATTPAQPKMFAQQQVDQLQTQMLAQQQSLTSQVQDLTRRTQQLDMNNSNLTRELAQAQQSQQQYQEQIVLLQKQLGDTATRLKSEQLAAQESSKQLNALQASTKFRGGASIQANSSVKQALQTISLPGLIVKQDGDVVRIEIPADKLFTPNSAQMTPEASRILDEVASAIARSYSRQRIIIEGHSDNSPDNTVNAHLLTNAQAQLVFQHMVQKNNLPARQLSILAMGENHPLASNGEPAGQAKNRRIEIVVYPDSIDG
- a CDS encoding DUF1570 domain-containing protein; the protein is MRPNIHFVSCLLVAIFAQAATCQEPMFRLTLAGQVHEGTPLRFNQQQVLMLTRSGKLLDFAPEQATDYAPASGPFRSYTAAEMRGQLLREFGQGFEVSGGGRFLVVHPAGQRDAWAPRFEQLHRSFAHYFAARGMKPQETRFPLVAIVFPKQADFARYATAEGNHASSSMLGYYSPATNRIVMYDTTAGRTIDWTINAETIIHEALHQAAFNGGLHNRFGQTPRWVAEGLGTLFEARGVWNSQQYTTAADRVNRSQLESFRRYLPRRNKNAIADLVSSDRAFEQDVQGAYAEAWALTFYLSETEPKKYFQYLQTTAAIKSFVPYRSPERLRDFTATFGSNLDLLNARMLRYLAALP